A DNA window from Actinomadura coerulea contains the following coding sequences:
- a CDS encoding acyl-CoA dehydrogenase family protein, whose product MGRDIYTEEHEAFRDMVRSFIAKEIAPHHEQWEKDGIVSREVWLAAGRAGLLGIDMPEEFGGGGDPDYRYYVIFNEELAKAGVHGPGFAVHNDINGGYLRQLCSPEQQRRWFPGYCSGEIVTAIAMTEPAAGSDLQGIRTTALKDGDHYVLNGSKTFISNGILADLVIVVAKTDPSAGAKGVSLLAVERGMEGFERGRNLDKVGMHAQDTAELFFDNVRVPKENLLGEEGMGFIYLMQNLARERLSIGATAQAAAETAFEQTLEYCKSREAFGRPIGKFQHNRFTLAEMKTELTVARSFTDECIVKESRGELTPDEAAMLKWWNTELLKRVVDRCVQLHGGYGYMTEYPIAKAYQDVRIQTIFGGTTEIMKEIIGRGLGV is encoded by the coding sequence ATGGGACGCGACATCTACACCGAGGAGCACGAGGCCTTCCGCGACATGGTGCGCTCCTTCATCGCCAAGGAGATCGCCCCCCACCACGAGCAGTGGGAGAAGGACGGGATCGTCTCGCGCGAGGTCTGGCTGGCGGCGGGGCGCGCGGGCCTGCTCGGCATCGACATGCCGGAGGAGTTCGGCGGCGGCGGCGACCCCGACTACCGCTACTACGTGATCTTCAACGAGGAGCTGGCGAAGGCCGGCGTGCACGGGCCCGGCTTCGCCGTCCACAACGACATCAACGGCGGGTACCTGCGGCAGCTGTGCAGCCCCGAGCAGCAGCGGCGCTGGTTCCCCGGCTACTGCTCCGGCGAGATCGTCACCGCGATCGCGATGACCGAGCCCGCCGCCGGGTCCGACCTCCAGGGCATCAGGACCACGGCGCTGAAGGACGGCGACCACTACGTCCTGAACGGGTCCAAGACGTTCATCTCCAACGGCATCCTCGCCGACCTGGTCATCGTCGTCGCCAAGACCGACCCGTCCGCCGGGGCCAAGGGCGTCAGCCTCCTCGCCGTCGAGCGCGGCATGGAGGGCTTCGAGCGCGGACGCAACCTCGACAAGGTCGGCATGCACGCCCAGGACACCGCCGAGCTGTTCTTCGACAACGTCCGCGTCCCGAAGGAGAACCTCCTCGGCGAGGAGGGCATGGGCTTCATCTACCTCATGCAGAACCTCGCCCGCGAGCGGCTGTCCATCGGCGCCACCGCGCAGGCCGCCGCCGAGACCGCCTTCGAGCAGACCCTGGAGTACTGCAAGTCCCGCGAGGCGTTCGGCCGCCCCATCGGCAAGTTCCAGCACAACCGGTTCACGCTCGCCGAGATGAAGACCGAGCTGACCGTCGCGCGGTCCTTCACCGACGAGTGCATCGTCAAGGAGAGCCGGGGCGAGCTGACCCCCGACGAGGCCGCGATGCTCAAGTGGTGGAACACCGAGCTGCTGAAGCGCGTCGTGGACCGCTGCGTCCAGCTGCACGGCGGCTACGGCTACATGACCGAGTACCCGATCGCCAAGGCCTACCAGGACGTCCGCATCCAGACCATCTTCGGCGGCACCACCGAGATCATGAAAGAGATCATCGGCCGCGGCCTCGGCGTCTGA
- a CDS encoding DUF350 domain-containing protein yields the protein MNDDILHEIGATFAYGAVGIALMALGYLVVEVTTPGKLGKQIWTEGNRGAALLLAAKLLGIAAIVTTAIVTSDSDLTDGLVDTAVFGGIGIVLMIVAFFLLDVLTPGKLGATLVDTGGTGGAIHPAGWVVAAADLGVAAIVAGAVS from the coding sequence ATGAACGACGACATCCTTCACGAGATCGGGGCGACCTTCGCCTACGGCGCGGTCGGCATCGCCCTGATGGCGCTCGGCTACCTGGTCGTGGAGGTGACGACGCCCGGCAAGCTCGGCAAGCAGATCTGGACCGAGGGCAACCGCGGCGCCGCGCTCCTGCTGGCCGCCAAGCTCCTCGGCATCGCCGCGATCGTCACCACCGCGATCGTCACCAGCGACAGCGACCTCACCGACGGGCTGGTGGACACCGCCGTGTTCGGCGGCATCGGCATCGTGCTGATGATCGTGGCGTTCTTCCTGCTGGACGTGCTGACGCCCGGCAAGCTCGGCGCGACGCTCGTGGACACGGGCGGGACGGGCGGCGCGATCCACCCGGCGGGCTGGGTCGTCGCCGCCGCCGACCTCGGCGTCGCCGCGATCGTGGCCGGGGCGGTCTCCTGA
- a CDS encoding polyamine aminopropyltransferase, translating into MFACAACGLVYELALVALGSYLVGNSVTQASIVLSVMVFAMGVGSLAAKPLQGRAVVAFAVVEGLLALIGGVSVLVLYAAFAWLDLYVPALVVVAFAVGALIGAEIPLLMTLLQRIRKQDAGSAVADLFAADYVGALIGGLAFPFLLLPTFGHIKGALLVGVVNAVAGMAVVMWLFRREVGRAARIALALGMVAVLAVLGGTYTLADGFEVSARQALYDAPIAVAERTRYQEIVITRQAGLGPSDLRLFLNGDLQFSSVDEYRYHESLVHPLMSGPRGRVLILGGGDGLALREVLRYRDVQSATLVELDPEMIHLARTYKPLESLNRRSFEDPRARVVNADAFSWLRGLDQRFDAVIVDMPDPDDVSTAKLYSVEFYGMVKRALAPGGRMVVQSGSPYFAPKSFWSIQKSVAAAGLATTPYHVDVPSFGDWGFVLAAPGKRPPALALPRDVPDLRFLDGAVLQAAAVFPKDRRTRDVEVNTLVHPRLVEYEGQEWKNS; encoded by the coding sequence GTGTTCGCGTGCGCGGCGTGCGGCCTGGTGTACGAGCTGGCCCTGGTCGCGCTCGGCAGCTACCTCGTCGGGAACTCCGTCACGCAGGCGTCGATCGTCCTGTCGGTGATGGTGTTCGCGATGGGCGTCGGCTCACTGGCCGCCAAGCCGCTGCAGGGCCGCGCCGTGGTGGCGTTCGCGGTCGTGGAGGGCCTGCTCGCGCTGATCGGCGGCGTGTCGGTCCTCGTGCTGTACGCCGCGTTCGCCTGGCTCGACCTGTACGTCCCGGCGCTGGTGGTGGTGGCGTTCGCGGTCGGGGCGCTGATCGGCGCGGAGATCCCGCTGCTGATGACGCTCCTCCAGCGGATCCGCAAGCAGGACGCCGGGTCGGCGGTGGCCGACCTGTTCGCGGCCGACTACGTGGGGGCGCTGATCGGCGGCCTGGCGTTCCCGTTCCTGCTGCTGCCCACGTTCGGGCACATCAAGGGGGCGCTGCTCGTCGGCGTGGTGAACGCCGTCGCCGGGATGGCCGTCGTGATGTGGCTGTTCCGCCGCGAGGTCGGGCGCGCCGCCCGGATCGCGCTCGCCCTCGGCATGGTCGCCGTCCTCGCCGTCCTCGGCGGGACGTACACGCTCGCCGACGGGTTCGAGGTGTCGGCGCGGCAGGCGCTGTACGACGCCCCGATCGCGGTGGCGGAGCGCACCCGGTACCAGGAGATCGTCATCACGCGGCAGGCCGGGCTCGGCCCCTCGGACCTGCGCCTCTTCCTCAACGGCGACCTCCAGTTCTCCTCGGTGGACGAGTACCGGTACCACGAGTCGCTCGTCCACCCGCTGATGTCGGGCCCGCGCGGGCGGGTGCTGATCCTCGGCGGCGGGGACGGCCTGGCGCTGCGCGAGGTGCTGCGCTACCGGGACGTCCAGAGCGCGACGCTGGTCGAGCTGGACCCCGAGATGATCCACCTGGCCCGGACGTACAAGCCGCTGGAGTCGCTCAACCGCCGCTCGTTCGAGGACCCGCGCGCCCGGGTCGTCAACGCGGACGCGTTCTCCTGGCTGCGCGGCCTGGACCAGCGGTTCGACGCGGTCATCGTGGACATGCCCGATCCCGACGACGTGTCCACCGCCAAGCTGTACTCGGTCGAGTTCTACGGAATGGTGAAGCGGGCCCTGGCGCCGGGCGGGCGGATGGTCGTGCAGTCCGGGTCGCCCTACTTCGCGCCCAAGTCGTTCTGGAGCATCCAGAAGTCCGTCGCCGCCGCCGGTCTCGCGACCACCCCCTACCACGTGGACGTGCCGAGCTTCGGCGACTGGGGGTTCGTCCTGGCGGCCCCCGGGAAGCGGCCGCCCGCGCTGGCGCTGCCGCGCGACGTCCCGGACCTGCGCTTCCTCGACGGGGCGGTGCTCCAGGCCGCGGCGGTCTTCCCCAAGGACCGCCGGACCCGCGACGTGGAGGTCAACACCCTCGTCCACCCGCGCCTCGTCGAGTACGAGGGCCAGGAGTGGAAGAACTCCTAG
- a CDS encoding MerR family transcriptional regulator, with translation MELTVDELASRAGVTVRTVRFYAGRGLLPPPRLRGRTGLYGADHLARLELVRELQSLGLTLASIEKHLKRIPLDAPAEDLALQRALLSPWAPERPEDLDRHELDRRAGRHLDDETIGRLEALGVVERISDDPAGEVRVASPALLGVSAELAALPLPLDTLVASYEAVDRHTTALADELQQVFRDTVVRPYREGGRAPQERERLMEMAGKLKPLMIQSLVTSFQRAVDRTLRRSVPD, from the coding sequence ATGGAGCTGACCGTCGACGAGCTGGCCTCGCGCGCCGGAGTCACCGTCCGGACCGTGCGGTTCTACGCCGGGCGCGGGCTGCTGCCCCCGCCGAGGCTGCGCGGCCGGACGGGCCTCTACGGCGCCGACCACCTCGCGCGGCTCGAACTCGTCCGGGAACTTCAGTCGCTCGGGCTCACGCTCGCCTCGATCGAGAAGCACCTCAAGCGGATCCCGCTGGACGCGCCGGCCGAGGACCTCGCCCTCCAGCGCGCCCTGCTGTCCCCGTGGGCGCCCGAGCGCCCGGAGGATCTCGACCGGCACGAGCTGGACCGCCGCGCCGGACGGCACCTCGACGACGAGACGATCGGGCGGCTGGAGGCCCTCGGCGTCGTCGAGCGGATCTCCGACGACCCGGCGGGCGAGGTGCGGGTCGCCAGCCCCGCGCTGCTCGGCGTCAGCGCCGAGCTGGCCGCGCTCCCGCTGCCGCTGGACACGCTGGTCGCCTCGTACGAGGCCGTGGACCGGCACACGACCGCGCTGGCCGACGAGCTCCAGCAGGTCTTCCGGGACACCGTCGTCCGCCCCTACCGGGAGGGCGGCCGGGCCCCGCAGGAGCGCGAGCGGCTGATGGAGATGGCCGGGAAGCTGAAGCCGCTGATGATCCAGTCGCTGGTCACGTCGTTCCAGCGGGCGGTCGACAGGACGCTCCGCCGGTCGGTCCCCGACTAG